A DNA window from Arachis hypogaea cultivar Tifrunner chromosome 18, arahy.Tifrunner.gnm2.J5K5, whole genome shotgun sequence contains the following coding sequences:
- the LOC112771951 gene encoding trihelix transcription factor ENAP2 produces the protein MGSPAEAPSPDAAPASSPPPPPPPTTRPSPFPGREDCWSEEATSTLIDAWGSRYLSLSRGSLRQNHWQEVAAAVNAAHGHDPRHRRTDVQCKNRIDTLKKKYKVERARVSDSTAGDDDGDGRVYSGTWAFFHRIDSLIGDTYPLKKQSPPVKSSPRLKSPPAAKPSPPPWTVTPVGPRSGTKKRPAPMSSDDTYFRRKFSAFAAAAVAAAAAESEDSKGSSEKRRRVTKNDEEWEIGYRELAHAIEKVGEIYERVEAAKRKQMVELEKQRMQFAKDLECQRLKLFMETQLHIHKINNHSSNDAADSFS, from the exons ATGGGATCCCCCGCTGAAGCACCATCTCCTGATGCCGCACCCGCAtcatctcctcctcctcctccgccgCCGACGACTCGGCCCTCACCGTTCCCCGGACGGGAAGACTGCTGGTCGGAGGAGGCCACCTCCACCCTCATCGACGCATGGGGTTCCCGTTACCTCTCCCTCAGCCGCGGCAGTCTCCGCCAAAATCACTGGCAGGAAGTCGCCGCTGCCGTCAACGCCGCCCACGGCCACGACCCGAGACACCGCCGCACCGATGTCCAGTGCAAGAACCGCATCGACACCCTCAAAAAGAAGTACAAGGTCGAGAGGGCTAGGGTTTCCGATTCCACCGCCGGCGACGATGACGGCGACGGACGCGTATACTCCGGCACATGGGCTTTCTTCCACCGCATCGATTCTCTCATCGGAGACACGTATCCTTTGAAAAAGCAGTCCCCGCCGGTGAAATCCTCACCTCGCCTTAAATCCCCTCCGGCGGCGAAGCCTTCGCCGCCGCCGTGGACGGTGACTCCGGTAGGTCCCCGATCCGGAACAAAGAAGCGACCTGCGCCGATGAGTTCCGATGACACTTATTTTCGCCGGAAGTTCTCGGCTTTTGCGGCCGCCGCGGTGGCGGCGGCTGCGGCGGAGAGTGAAGATTCAAAGGGGAGCAGCGAGAAGAGGAGAAGGGTAACAAAAAACGATGAAGAATGGGAAATTGGGTACCGAGAATTGGCACATGCTATTGAGAAAGTTGGTGAGATATATGAGAGAGTTGAAGCGGCGAAGAGGAAGCAAATGGTTGAATTGGAGAAACAAAGGATGCAGTTTGCTAAGGATTTGGAGTGTCAGAGGTTGAAGCTGTTCATGGAGACTCAGCTTCACATACACAAGATCAATAATCACTCTTCTAATGATGCTGCTG ATAGTTTCTCATAG